The following proteins are encoded in a genomic region of Populus nigra chromosome 16, ddPopNigr1.1, whole genome shotgun sequence:
- the LOC133676288 gene encoding LOW QUALITY PROTEIN: germin-like protein subfamily 3 member 4 (The sequence of the model RefSeq protein was modified relative to this genomic sequence to represent the inferred CDS: deleted 1 base in 1 codon), with protein MNSALFFCIFLSTCINICLADTDNLQDTCPTATTGKQTVFINGFPCKNPNSIVASDFKSSKLSRPGDTDNYLHSSVTFNTAADFPGLNTLGLSIARTDLEFDGLMMPHSHPRASEMFFVSTGVVIAGFIDTQNKLFQKTLQPGEVFVFPQGLLHFCVNNGFNSAVVFSVLNSQNPGMVNIADAMFESDEDTLNKLVRKIKSVAALRSMHMAFKMRP; from the exons ATGAATTCCGCCCTTTTCTTCTGCATTTTCTTGTCCACTTGCATCAATATCTGCCTGGCTGATACCGATAATCTTCAGGATACTTGTCCAACGGCTACTACAGGCAAGCAAACTGTCTTCATCAATGGCTTCCCTTGCAAGAACCCAAACAGCATCGTTGCTTCAGATTTCAAGTCATCAAAACTGAGTCGTCCAGGTGACACAGACAACTACCTCCATTCCTCGGTGACCTTCAACACTGCTGCGGATTTCCCAGGTCTAAATACTCTCGGCCTCTCAATTGCTAGGACTGACCTTGAATTTGATGGTTTGATGATGCCTCATTCCCACCCAAGAGCATCCGAGATGTTCTTCGTTAGCACAGGTGTGGTGATCGCTGGTTTTATTGACACCCAAAACAAACTGTTCCAAAAAACTCTCCAGCCAGGAGAAGTTTTTGTGTTTCCTCAAGGTCTGCTCCACTTCTGTGTCAATAATGGCTTTAACTCCGCTGTTGTTTTCTCAGTACTCAATAGCCAAAACCCAGGGATGGTAAATATTGCTGATGCAATGTTCGAGTCTGATGAGGATACGTTAAATAAGCTAGTAAGGAAAATAAAATCTGTTGCTGCCTTG AGGTCAATGCACATGGCATTCAAAATGCGACCCTGA
- the LOC133676018 gene encoding uncharacterized protein LOC133676018 → MVLVCFVLDLCNLSPPLLKNLKQSLLHLANFYAVSSPSRRQSHSLIDKIGLCYLLKHRTSLSHELKIGYSPRGNFNLRDFHLAVNNVPTDSFLPEINDSGSLRSFDVKLSSILSDEVLYSWGGKDIMRKVIVLSSCVPDNIDTELKLTLMDAADKCVSVEFVLFEQSSSHLGNFQENINSFMRSISDLDNFSFGTYLADSRVFHSLVKRWLQELKDDMEEPLQARFIFKSNLTGSLNQIFCSLSTSVCQIIDGFSACETCRCHGSVLDNRIKDKNVGASCPITGRDLEISDVIENSVQVGDKTVLFMPSFQSSMKLKQVSSPIDFNIIERANLSSLSEGLIIGSSYFVTPSACYEIETSDEMDRPELNAQIFQGICSVLHSMDQGLLCSSCCNVETMREAAFHCYYLLQPSDNGPMLLRRLAGSEEVLSVPDANRFLDSPVNKEIQNSIQASLLKMELRDYNPVIHERGFHQKLNLLVKESLQFGPLPPKLDETTSELNSNEPDSSEVIVLDAIDLEDETPLLDLTNRDDKTTASIAEEWEQLVVKEVPKTFSPACVSKPKMDQSVLSSPDSNRQLDARTTRILERLELPRQLKSKTVSPTIISSQTPVPTKKPLIPFQPTNAINQSPTSSQLLKPNFQRLKRKHK, encoded by the exons atggtACTGGTTTGCTTCGTGCTAGATCTCTGCAACCTCTCGCCTCCATTGctcaaaaacctaaaacaa TCCTTGCTGCACCTCGCAAATTTCTACGCCGTATCGTCTCCTTCACGCCGCCAATCGCACTCTCTCATCGACAAAATCGGCTTGTGTTATCTCTTAAAACACCGCACTTCTCTCTCTCACGAG cTAAAGATCGGTTATAGTCCTAGAGGAAATTTCAATCTCCGTGATTTCCATCTCGCCGTTAATAATGTGCCTACCGATTCCTTTTTGCCTGAAATTAACGATTCTGGAAGTCTCCGTTCATTCG ATGTAAAGCTTTCAAGTATTTTGAGCGACGAAGTACTGTACTCATGGGGAGGTAAAGATATTATGAGGAAAGTGATTGTTTTGAGCTCGTGCGTGCCTGATAATATCGACACTGAGTTGAAATTGACTCTCATG GATGCAGCGGATAAGTGTGTTTCGGTGGAGTTTGTGTTGTTTGAGCAAAGTTCGAGTCATCTTGGAAATTTTCAGGAGAATATTAATTCTTTCATGAGGAGTATATCAGATCTTGATAATTTCTCATTCGGAACTTATCTCGCAG ATAGTAGAGTATTTCATAGCTTGGTAAAACGATGGCTACAGGAGTTAAAGGATGACATGGAAGAACCATTGCAAGCTCGttttatctttaaaagcaaCCTCACAGGCTCTTTGAATCAGATATTCTGCAGCTTGTCAACATCTGTTTGTCAAATTATTGATGGATTCAGTGCTTGCGAG ACATGCAGGTGTCATGGCTCTGTGTTAGATAACagaataaaagacaaaaatgtcGGAGCTTCTTGTCCAATCACAGGGCGTGATCTAGAAATTTCCGATGTAATTGAAAATTCTGTGCAAGTTGGAGACAAAACAGTTCTGTTCATGCCCTCTTTTCAGAGCTCTATGAAGCTGAAGCAAGTTTCTTCACCCATAGACTTCAACATTATTGAGAGGGCTAACCTGAGCTCCTTAAGTGAAG gTCTTATAATTGGATCTTCATATTTTGTGACTCCATCAGCTTGTTATGAGATAGAAACTTCAGATGAAATGGACCGACCAGAGTTGAATGCTCAAA TTTTTCAAGGGATTTGCAGTGTTCTGCATTCAATGGATCAGGGCCTGTTATGCTCTTCATGTTGTAATGTAGAAACCATGAGAGAAGCAGCCTTCCACTGCTATTATCTTCTTCAGCCTTCAGACAATGGGCCAATGCTTCTCAGG CGGCTTGCAGGATCGGAGGAAGTTTTGTCTGTGCCTGATGCCAATCGATTCCTTGATTCTCCTGTAAATAAGGAGATTCAGAATTCCATTCAAGCCTCTCTACTGAAG ATGGAACTAAGAGATTACAATCCAGTAATACACGAGAGAGGATTCCATCAAAAGCTCAACTTGCTTGTGAAAGAGAGCCTACAATTTGG GCCACTTCCTCCTAAACTGGATGAGACAACATCCGAACTAAACTCAAACGAACCAGATTCTTCAGAAGTCATTGTCCTAGATGCTATTGACTTGGAGGATGAAACGCCACTGCTGGATCTGACAAATAGAGATGACAAAACCACTGCTTCTATTGCAGAGGAATGGGAGCAGCTGGTTGTCAAGGAAGTTCCCAAGACGTTTTCTCCCGCTTGTGTTTCCAAACCTAAGATGGACCAGTCCGTTCTGTCCTCACCAGACAGCAACAGGCAGCTGGATGCAAGAACTACTAGGATACTAGAGAGGCTGGAGTTGCCGAGACAGTTAAAATCTAAGACAGTTTCTCCCACTATCATAAGCAGTCAAACACCTGTGCCAACAAAAAAGCCTCTGATCCCATTCCAGCCCACCAATGCAATAAACCAAAGCCCGACTTCAAGCCAGTTACTGAAGCCCAACTTCCAGAGGCTCAAAAGGAAACATAAATGA